Proteins encoded within one genomic window of Phototrophicus methaneseepsis:
- a CDS encoding carbohydrate ABC transporter permease, protein MRKAFPYLLLAPYLLFFILFLGYPILRGGYMSLFDWGIMGPKEFLGLGNYIDLFSDDRFWRVLGNSLLFTLLYVPPVIIISMLLAVLLHGFLPGISIFRSAFFLPMVINVSVSAIAIQWVMDPQIGLLNRFLDGVGLPTQTWLNQQGWAMLVVSMVVIWSSSGFNIIIFLAGLENISTEIYEAAEVDGSSTWHTFLHITVPLLRPVTLLVAVLSMISSLQVFGEIFMLTGGGPFGSTTVLAYYLYEQGFNNFKFGTAAAVGVVMTGIIALLTFIQFRFLGERNA, encoded by the coding sequence ATGCGCAAAGCATTTCCCTACCTGTTATTAGCACCCTATTTGTTATTTTTTATCCTCTTCCTGGGTTATCCCATTCTGCGTGGTGGCTATATGAGCCTGTTCGACTGGGGCATTATGGGGCCAAAAGAATTCCTGGGGCTGGGTAACTACATTGATCTCTTCAGTGATGACCGCTTCTGGCGCGTGTTGGGCAACAGCTTGCTCTTTACCCTTCTCTACGTTCCACCTGTCATCATCATTTCGATGCTACTGGCGGTGCTGCTCCACGGATTCTTACCGGGCATCTCAATTTTTCGCTCGGCGTTCTTCCTACCTATGGTCATCAACGTATCCGTCTCTGCGATTGCCATCCAATGGGTGATGGACCCCCAGATCGGGTTACTAAACCGATTTTTAGATGGGGTCGGGTTACCGACGCAGACATGGCTCAATCAGCAAGGATGGGCCATGCTGGTCGTGAGTATGGTTGTGATCTGGTCATCGTCTGGCTTTAACATCATTATCTTCCTCGCCGGGTTGGAGAATATCTCCACAGAGATATATGAAGCCGCTGAGGTCGATGGCAGCAGTACATGGCATACCTTTTTGCACATTACCGTGCCGCTGCTGCGGCCTGTAACGCTGCTTGTGGCTGTCCTTAGTATGATCAGTTCGCTGCAAGTCTTCGGTGAAATCTTCATGCTGACGGGCGGTGGCCCTTTCGGCAGCACGACCGTCCTGGCCTATTACCTGTATGAACAGGGCTTCAACAACTTCAAATTCGGGACAGCGGCGGCGGTTGGCGTGGTCATGACGGGCATCATCGCCCTCCTGACGTTCATCCAATTCCGCTTCTTGGGCGAAAGGAACGCGTAA
- a CDS encoding extracellular solute-binding protein, whose amino-acid sequence MFKSKKHLLFIVMALLLISSFAVSAQDSVTITFWSPFTGPDGQTIEEMVNEFNTTAGPEAGVQVEMLIVPWDEYYTKLTVAMASNQTPNLAIAHSHRVPAFAQEGTLLEFTPEALETLGITGEDYIPALWNAGEYEGARYALPIDAFPRNMFYNKTVFENAGLDPEAAPTNMEELTAALDAIKASGGEDMVPLFFSTSGSWAAREFYSLYMQYEPNLLNEDGTGVSENFQEAATKALEITTGFIDDGYALATPGDWTALFAQDQVGIVFAQITHLLSLSQIEDLDFGTAGFPTLGDTPANFTLGHNFILPIGSGQDEAHINASLTFINWFGDHALAWAAGGKVPATFAVIENPEFEAMEAQAIVTEQMDAMMLPPIIPEQSEIDVIVQENLEAIYGRQSSIEDAVNRMADEINALLG is encoded by the coding sequence ATGTTTAAGTCTAAGAAACATCTTCTATTCATCGTCATGGCGTTACTACTGATCAGTTCTTTTGCAGTTTCCGCCCAAGATTCCGTTACCATCACATTCTGGAGCCCGTTCACAGGTCCCGATGGACAGACCATCGAAGAAATGGTCAATGAGTTCAATACAACGGCTGGCCCTGAAGCAGGCGTCCAGGTCGAAATGTTGATTGTCCCCTGGGATGAGTATTACACCAAGCTCACCGTCGCAATGGCTTCTAACCAGACGCCGAACCTGGCAATTGCACACTCTCACCGCGTCCCGGCCTTCGCACAAGAAGGCACATTGTTAGAGTTCACGCCAGAAGCACTGGAAACACTTGGCATCACCGGTGAGGATTATATCCCTGCCCTGTGGAATGCTGGCGAGTACGAAGGAGCCCGTTACGCGCTCCCGATCGATGCTTTCCCGCGCAACATGTTCTATAACAAAACCGTCTTTGAAAATGCAGGCCTGGACCCAGAAGCCGCCCCCACCAACATGGAAGAACTAACCGCAGCCCTGGACGCTATCAAGGCCAGTGGTGGCGAAGATATGGTCCCGCTCTTCTTCTCAACAAGTGGTTCATGGGCCGCCCGTGAATTCTACTCACTTTATATGCAGTACGAACCGAACCTGCTGAATGAAGATGGCACAGGCGTCTCCGAAAACTTCCAGGAAGCCGCTACAAAAGCGCTGGAAATCACCACCGGGTTCATCGATGATGGTTATGCCCTCGCTACCCCTGGCGACTGGACAGCGCTCTTCGCACAGGATCAAGTGGGTATCGTCTTCGCACAGATTACTCACCTGCTCTCACTCTCGCAGATTGAAGACCTGGACTTCGGCACAGCCGGATTCCCAACCCTTGGCGATACCCCGGCGAACTTCACGCTCGGCCATAACTTCATCCTGCCCATCGGCAGCGGCCAGGACGAAGCGCACATCAACGCCAGCCTGACCTTCATCAACTGGTTTGGCGATCATGCTCTGGCATGGGCAGCGGGCGGCAAAGTTCCCGCAACCTTCGCAGTCATTGAAAACCCCGAATTCGAAGCGATGGAAGCACAGGCTATCGTTACAGAACAGATGGATGCCATGATGCTGCCTCCCATCATCCCTGAACAATCCGAAATTGACGTGATCGTCCAGGAAAATTTGGAAGCCATCTACGGCAGACAAAGCTCCATTGAAGATGCTGTTAACCGTATGGCAGATGAGATCAACGCCTTATTAGGCTAG
- a CDS encoding carbohydrate ABC transporter permease, which translates to MFKSLSGRRTLRYVVLIVLSLIWISPLLAIFIFSFAPNQDILRMEIFPTSFTLEHYNTVMTTTLRGVSIPTSLVNSTIIVVIQVLGVLILDIPAAYALARTNFFGRDIIFALILITMMMPGHIILMSLYEIMANMSLVNTLPGILLPGLPRVIGIFLLRQFFREIPNELEDAARLDGAGDWQIFLRIMVPLANPAIATLTVITVLYSWNNFLWPLVIINTPEMMTAPIAMAYLDSGTNATQNYADLLAAAFVTTLPVIVFFFAAQGRIIQGISPSSGIK; encoded by the coding sequence ATGTTTAAATCTCTAAGTGGTCGGCGCACCCTGCGCTATGTCGTCCTCATTGTCCTCAGCCTGATCTGGATATCACCCCTGCTGGCGATCTTCATCTTCTCGTTCGCGCCCAATCAAGACATCCTGCGTATGGAGATCTTCCCGACGAGCTTCACACTGGAACACTATAACACCGTCATGACGACGACCTTACGCGGCGTCAGCATACCTACGTCTCTGGTCAACAGCACCATCATTGTGGTCATCCAGGTTCTGGGTGTGCTCATCCTGGATATTCCCGCAGCCTATGCCCTGGCCCGCACGAACTTCTTCGGGCGAGACATCATCTTCGCGCTGATCTTGATCACGATGATGATGCCAGGCCATATCATCCTCATGTCGCTTTACGAAATAATGGCGAATATGTCCCTGGTGAACACACTACCAGGTATCTTGTTACCCGGCCTGCCCCGCGTGATTGGCATCTTCTTACTACGGCAGTTCTTTAGGGAAATCCCGAATGAACTTGAAGACGCGGCCCGGTTGGATGGCGCTGGGGATTGGCAAATCTTCCTGAGGATTATGGTACCGCTGGCGAACCCAGCGATTGCCACGCTGACGGTGATTACAGTCCTTTATAGTTGGAATAACTTCCTGTGGCCGTTGGTCATTATCAACACACCAGAAATGATGACGGCACCGATTGCGATGGCGTATCTGGATTCTGGTACCAATGCGACACAGAACTATGCCGATTTGTTGGCGGCTGCCTTCGTGACGACACTACCTGTCATCGTCTTCTTCTTTGCTGCCCAGGGGCGCATCATCCAGGGCATTTCACCATCATCCGGTATTAAATAA
- a CDS encoding alpha-L-arabinofuranosidase C-terminal domain-containing protein yields the protein MSYNIEINPTPRFEKAPTLYMQFMEPLGTTDSSVEAAWDFTQNRWRPQFIELLRELGPGCIRWGGILTSFWKWREGIGSRDQRKPMLNYLWGGLESNQVGIHEILDLCQQVQAEPLMAVNFAADGRPAYINTVTGEKRAGTAEEAAELVSYCNDPDHPERSANGQAAPWGINLWQIGNETSYPKGGQRFTMTENAQKYLEFAKAMRARDNSIQLVGWGDEQRDSDEWWAPELLATAGEYVDYVAVHMMHQHPKRENTILISNDYAHDYDCAWEELDEIYDLVETKLTTIRQIVEGTGSDAKLAITEGHLSLKPHNTNPLLYEWLSGLYHARIMALYERNSDFVKISTLADFFGTRWTVNAVMLGGPHQDAYLMPVGVIMSFFKKYSGEQGLEVPARVGALEFSASRTDDSVYVHIVNTDLHHAQPFDIKLSEGTIQKATVYEIAPGDLSASVDHQKPNTFTPTEHTASVTENQVNWEFPPASVSVVQLQLA from the coding sequence ATGAGCTATAACATTGAGATTAATCCCACGCCACGCTTCGAAAAGGCACCTACCCTATACATGCAGTTCATGGAGCCGTTGGGCACAACAGATTCATCCGTAGAGGCCGCCTGGGACTTCACACAAAATCGCTGGCGCCCACAATTTATCGAACTCCTGCGCGAGCTCGGCCCTGGCTGTATACGTTGGGGCGGTATTCTCACCAGTTTCTGGAAGTGGCGCGAAGGCATCGGCAGCCGTGACCAACGTAAGCCCATGTTGAACTACTTATGGGGTGGCCTGGAATCCAACCAAGTTGGCATCCATGAAATTCTTGATCTGTGCCAGCAGGTCCAGGCAGAGCCGCTCATGGCAGTGAACTTCGCCGCTGATGGCCGCCCCGCTTACATAAATACCGTAACTGGCGAAAAACGCGCAGGCACAGCGGAAGAAGCGGCTGAACTGGTCAGTTACTGCAACGACCCGGATCATCCAGAACGCAGCGCCAACGGTCAGGCCGCGCCCTGGGGCATCAATCTATGGCAGATTGGCAACGAAACCTCCTACCCTAAGGGTGGTCAACGCTTTACGATGACCGAGAATGCTCAAAAATACCTGGAATTCGCTAAAGCGATGCGCGCCCGTGACAACAGCATCCAGTTAGTCGGATGGGGCGATGAACAACGCGACAGCGATGAATGGTGGGCACCGGAACTCCTGGCAACGGCTGGCGAGTATGTCGACTATGTGGCTGTGCACATGATGCACCAGCACCCTAAGCGAGAAAATACCATTCTCATCAGCAATGATTATGCACATGACTATGACTGTGCCTGGGAAGAACTCGACGAGATTTATGACCTCGTTGAGACGAAACTGACGACGATACGCCAAATTGTGGAGGGCACAGGCTCCGATGCCAAGCTCGCCATCACAGAAGGCCATCTCTCGCTGAAGCCCCACAATACTAACCCCCTGCTCTACGAATGGCTATCCGGGCTGTATCATGCTCGTATCATGGCATTGTATGAGCGAAACAGTGACTTCGTGAAAATCTCTACCCTGGCGGATTTCTTCGGCACACGCTGGACCGTTAACGCTGTGATGCTCGGTGGCCCACATCAGGATGCTTATCTGATGCCTGTTGGCGTTATCATGAGCTTCTTTAAGAAATACAGCGGTGAGCAAGGGTTGGAAGTTCCGGCTCGTGTGGGTGCCCTGGAATTTTCCGCAAGTCGTACGGACGACAGCGTATACGTACATATCGTCAATACGGACCTGCACCATGCTCAGCCGTTCGACATCAAACTTTCCGAGGGGACCATTCAGAAAGCGACCGTCTACGAGATTGCACCTGGCGATCTATCCGCATCTGTCGACCATCAGAAGCCGAATACCTTCACGCCAACAGAGCACACCGCCTCTGTGACGGAAAATCAGGTCAATTGGGAATTTCCGCCGGCGTCTGTCTCAGTCGTCCAATTGCAACTCGCTTAA
- a CDS encoding ArsR/SmtB family transcription factor: protein MSSEIPYNMPVLELDTDDEQAMKVFKALASETRLRILKFLGSGPHNVSTIAEELDLPLSTANLHLSVLEDAGLLFTDWRPGTRGTQKVCARAFSTITVPFRSTDSHIYRTMDVSMPIGAYADCQVAPTCGLHSETNIISYLDRPSAFYEPEHIYAQRLWFHHGYVEYRFPNRMPPQTTPESLHLSFEACSEAVTHHYNWPSDISVWINGVELGVWTSPADFGGERGMLTPEWVNVDSSQYGLLKVWRVDNMGTFIDGTQVSDVSLSELYVTENDFISVRIGVRPDARHVGGINIFGKKYGNHPQDIVLTIHYV, encoded by the coding sequence ATGAGTAGTGAAATCCCTTACAATATGCCTGTGCTGGAGTTAGATACAGATGACGAGCAGGCGATGAAGGTTTTTAAGGCGTTGGCTTCTGAGACGAGGCTGCGTATCCTCAAGTTTTTGGGTTCGGGGCCTCATAATGTGAGCACAATCGCGGAAGAATTAGACCTGCCTCTTTCAACGGCAAACCTGCATTTGAGCGTTCTGGAAGATGCGGGCCTGTTATTCACGGATTGGCGGCCTGGCACGCGCGGCACACAGAAAGTTTGTGCACGTGCTTTTAGCACAATTACGGTGCCGTTTCGGAGTACGGATTCGCACATTTACCGCACGATGGACGTCTCCATGCCGATTGGTGCTTACGCAGATTGTCAGGTTGCGCCAACATGCGGCCTACACAGCGAGACAAATATCATCAGCTATCTAGATCGCCCTTCAGCATTTTATGAGCCGGAACATATCTATGCGCAGCGATTATGGTTTCATCATGGGTATGTAGAATATCGCTTTCCGAACCGTATGCCGCCCCAGACAACGCCGGAAAGCTTGCACCTGAGTTTTGAAGCGTGTTCTGAGGCAGTGACCCATCATTACAATTGGCCGTCTGATATTAGCGTGTGGATCAATGGCGTAGAGCTTGGCGTCTGGACAAGCCCGGCAGATTTTGGTGGTGAGCGGGGTATGCTAACGCCGGAATGGGTCAATGTGGATAGTTCGCAGTATGGGCTGTTGAAGGTGTGGCGGGTGGATAATATGGGCACCTTTATTGACGGCACGCAGGTTTCTGATGTGTCGCTTTCAGAGCTGTACGTCACAGAGAATGATTTTATCTCAGTGCGTATTGGCGTCAGGCCAGATGCACGCCACGTAGGCGGCATCAATATCTTCGGCAAAAAGTATGGCAATCATCCCCAGGATATTGTGCTGACGATTCATTATGTGTGA